From Lysinibacillus sp. SGAir0095, the proteins below share one genomic window:
- a CDS encoding BrxA/BrxB family bacilliredoxin, with protein sequence MNAYDEYMKGIVQPMRQELVDAGFTELTTPDDVNEFMTSANGVSLVVINSVCGCAAGLARPAVRQAIEEVKPDHLVTVFAGQDREATTAMRGFFEEVPASSPSVAILKDGQLEYFIPRDQIEGYPVEQITEHLTGVLKQACAK encoded by the coding sequence ATGAACGCATATGATGAATACATGAAAGGCATTGTGCAACCAATGCGCCAAGAATTAGTAGATGCAGGTTTTACTGAATTAACGACACCTGATGATGTGAATGAATTTATGACGTCTGCAAATGGAGTTTCTCTAGTCGTTATAAACTCTGTGTGTGGTTGTGCAGCAGGTTTAGCACGTCCGGCAGTACGTCAAGCAATTGAAGAAGTGAAACCAGACCATTTAGTTACTGTTTTTGCAGGTCAAGATCGTGAAGCAACTACTGCAATGCGCGGTTTCTTTGAAGAAGTCCCAGCTAGTTCACCATCAGTTGCCATCTTAAAAGACGGTCAATTAGAGTACTTCATACCACGTGATCAAATCGAAGGCTATCCAGTGGAGCAAATCACTGAACATCTAACAGGTGTCTTAAAACAAGCATGTGCAAAGTAA
- a CDS encoding MFS transporter, which produces MNKNTKIVLAILLGNLFIAFLGIGLIIPVLPTIMNELQISGTVVGYLTAAFALTSLVVSPIAGRFADKYGRKIMIILGLATFAVSELLFGLGKSVEVLFISRILGGISGAFIMPAVMAYIADITTFDTRPKALGYMSAAISTGFIIGPGVGGFLAEIGTRVPFYSAAVLGAVATILSILFLKEPERAVQPEVVEETESKSPFKKILIPMFLIAFLILFISSFGLAVVESFISLYTDHKFGFSPGDIAVVITVSALIGALSQVLLFDRMTQWWGEIKLIRLCLVISAIFVFALTQVSSYIMIILVITMCFVGFDLIRPAATSYLSKIAGNDQGFVGGMNSMFTSLANAIGPILGGMLFDIDVDYPYYLATVFLAVALGIALVWKKPEIKPIMESVNNS; this is translated from the coding sequence ATGAATAAAAATACAAAGATTGTTCTAGCAATCTTATTAGGAAATTTGTTTATTGCATTTTTAGGTATTGGCCTAATTATTCCTGTTTTGCCAACGATCATGAATGAATTACAGATTTCTGGAACCGTTGTTGGTTATTTAACTGCTGCTTTTGCGTTAACTTCGCTTGTAGTATCACCAATTGCCGGCCGTTTTGCGGATAAATACGGACGTAAAATTATGATTATTTTAGGTTTAGCTACCTTTGCTGTATCGGAATTATTATTCGGTTTAGGGAAATCGGTAGAGGTATTATTTATTTCACGAATTTTGGGTGGAATCAGTGGTGCATTTATTATGCCGGCTGTTATGGCCTATATTGCCGATATTACGACGTTCGATACACGTCCAAAAGCACTGGGTTATATGTCTGCTGCAATTAGTACAGGTTTCATTATAGGACCTGGTGTTGGGGGCTTCCTTGCAGAAATCGGTACACGTGTTCCATTCTATTCGGCAGCTGTTTTAGGTGCTGTAGCAACAATATTGTCAATTCTTTTCTTAAAAGAACCTGAACGTGCAGTCCAACCTGAAGTAGTCGAAGAAACGGAATCAAAATCTCCGTTTAAAAAGATTTTAATACCCATGTTTTTAATAGCCTTTTTAATTTTATTCATTTCTTCCTTTGGTTTGGCGGTAGTGGAATCATTCATTAGCCTGTATACTGACCATAAATTTGGCTTTTCACCAGGAGATATCGCAGTAGTTATTACTGTGTCAGCTCTAATTGGTGCATTGTCGCAGGTGCTACTATTCGACCGTATGACTCAATGGTGGGGTGAAATCAAGTTAATTCGCCTTTGCTTAGTCATCTCTGCCATTTTTGTTTTTGCCTTAACGCAAGTATCCAGCTATATAATGATTATTTTAGTAATTACAATGTGCTTCGTTGGATTCGATTTGATCCGTCCAGCAGCGACTTCCTATCTCTCGAAAATTGCCGGGAATGATCAAGGCTTTGTTGGTGGAATGAACTCGATGTTTACCTCTCTTGCCAATGCGATTGGACCAATATTGGGGGGAATGCTATTTGATATCGATGTTGATTACCCATATTATTTAGCAACGGTATTTTTAGCGGTAGCTTTAGGGATAGCATTAGTCTGGAAAAAGCCAGAAATAAAGCCGATTATGGAAAGCGTAAATAACTCATAA
- a CDS encoding amino acid ABC transporter permease: MVEYWNKIIWPMLEGAQMTVLLFFIAIIVSIPLGFLLTLAVKSSFKPLSYLAYSYITVMRGTPLLLQLLLICFGLPMLPIVGEYLVFDRFVAACIGFVLNYAAYFAEIFRGGLLAIDKGQYEAAQVLGLSKWQTTTRVILPQMFRVALPAVSNESITLIKDTALLYAVAVPELLHFAQTAVNRDFTIVPYFIAGVIYLIMTLILTVFFKWLERRYKFE, encoded by the coding sequence ATGGTTGAATATTGGAATAAAATTATTTGGCCAATGCTTGAAGGAGCCCAAATGACTGTACTCCTTTTCTTCATTGCAATAATCGTTTCAATTCCACTTGGTTTCTTGCTCACTTTAGCTGTAAAAAGTAGCTTTAAGCCATTATCGTACCTTGCCTACAGCTATATTACCGTAATGCGTGGTACACCACTTTTACTACAGCTCTTATTAATATGCTTTGGTTTACCTATGCTACCGATTGTTGGTGAATACTTAGTATTTGACCGCTTTGTTGCAGCATGTATCGGATTTGTATTGAACTATGCCGCTTATTTCGCAGAAATTTTCCGGGGTGGCTTACTTGCAATTGATAAAGGACAATACGAGGCAGCTCAAGTGTTAGGGTTATCGAAATGGCAAACAACAACTCGTGTGATTTTACCCCAAATGTTCCGTGTTGCTTTACCTGCTGTTTCAAATGAATCGATTACTCTAATCAAAGATACTGCCCTTCTATACGCAGTTGCGGTACCTGAACTTTTACACTTTGCTCAGACAGCAGTAAACAGAGATTTTACTATTGTTCCCTACTTCATTGCAGGTGTAATTTACTTAATCATGACATTAATCCTAACGGTATTCTTTAAATGGTTAGAACGTCGATATAAATTTGAATAG
- a CDS encoding ABC transporter permease: MLLFKSRLHRQWKAHLSLFKSIADWTIYLYLMIPLFAFAYYLLRETVFQLDYGFIEYFHPGIVVFIFMYLSSILIIRTFSEPADNLFLIQSSKQYAALKRLGFYYSLICNLVYLTIFFSLLYPLFRYIHDFSSVQLIQLAVSILSCYLLGKIALLLASRWQKFFTLLFLNVLFSIIVFYANVLSIAFMIALLLFSVIIYEKLGIQTHRYFEKQTQLDVEAFYRWQSRIFLINPELKTMKLPTQKSKSPLFFKKTKSNNSVSVLIEILLKTIVRKKSYIWGYLRIICIVLPLVLVVPWWAAYLLIIIMYFGLKTYIGAIIVEIKENGIFKIIHTADHDWEVAIRKVEVYSVNSISLVYLAISTCRLLLF, translated from the coding sequence ATGCTGCTGTTTAAGAGTCGGCTCCATAGGCAATGGAAAGCCCACCTATCATTATTTAAAAGCATTGCGGATTGGACTATCTATCTTTATCTAATGATTCCCTTGTTTGCATTTGCTTATTATCTTTTAAGGGAGACTGTGTTTCAGCTAGATTATGGCTTTATTGAATATTTTCATCCTGGCATAGTAGTTTTCATTTTCATGTACTTAAGTAGTATCCTTATTATTCGTACATTTAGTGAACCAGCAGATAATCTTTTTTTAATACAGTCTTCAAAACAGTATGCTGCACTAAAACGGCTGGGGTTCTATTATTCTTTGATATGTAATTTGGTCTACTTGACAATCTTTTTTTCGCTGCTTTATCCATTATTTCGATATATTCATGATTTCTCTAGTGTTCAGTTAATCCAATTAGCTGTTTCTATCCTAAGCTGCTATTTGTTGGGTAAAATAGCTTTGTTACTAGCTTCAAGATGGCAGAAGTTTTTTACTTTATTATTCTTAAATGTATTGTTTTCAATTATAGTATTTTATGCAAATGTTTTGTCGATTGCATTCATGATAGCGTTACTGTTATTTAGTGTAATCATATATGAAAAACTTGGAATACAGACGCATAGATATTTTGAAAAACAAACACAATTGGATGTTGAAGCTTTTTATCGTTGGCAATCACGGATCTTCCTCATAAATCCGGAGTTAAAAACAATGAAATTACCTACACAAAAGTCAAAATCACCTTTGTTCTTCAAAAAAACGAAATCGAATAATAGTGTATCTGTATTAATCGAAATATTGTTAAAAACAATAGTACGAAAAAAGAGTTATATTTGGGGATATTTACGGATAATATGTATTGTTTTGCCACTCGTTTTAGTCGTTCCTTGGTGGGCTGCATATTTACTAATAATTATTATGTATTTCGGCTTGAAAACCTATATTGGAGCTATAATTGTTGAGATTAAAGAAAATGGCATTTTTAAAATAATTCATACCGCCGATCATGATTGGGAGGTAGCTATTAGAAAGGTAGAAGTATATAGTGTTAACTCGATATCTTTAGTTTATTTAGCGATTAGTACTTGCCGACTGCTCCTTTTCTAA
- a CDS encoding amino acid ABC transporter substrate-binding protein, with protein sequence MKRKFSLVFILAMILTIVAACGADEKTESSSSGKETLVIGIDDTFAPMGFRDDNNEIVGFDIDLATAAADHMGVEVKFQPIDWSTKESELSSGRIDLIWNGYTVTEERKEKVLFTEPYLENAQVVMTVADSKIATLNDLADKQIGIQALSSALDALNANPISEKVSLNEYKDNVLALTDLKAGRIEAVVIDKVVGEYFMTQQPDTFKILEESLAPEKYAVGVKKGNEELLNEVQAALDAMNEDGTSTEISTKWFGEDIVLK encoded by the coding sequence ATGAAACGTAAATTTTCACTAGTTTTTATCCTAGCAATGATCTTAACGATTGTTGCTGCTTGTGGAGCAGATGAAAAAACAGAAAGTTCTTCATCTGGTAAAGAAACTTTAGTTATCGGAATTGACGATACTTTTGCACCGATGGGATTCCGCGATGATAACAATGAAATCGTCGGATTTGATATTGATTTAGCAACTGCCGCTGCAGATCATATGGGCGTTGAGGTAAAGTTCCAGCCAATCGATTGGTCTACAAAAGAATCTGAATTAAGCAGTGGACGTATTGATTTAATCTGGAATGGCTATACAGTTACTGAAGAACGAAAAGAGAAAGTATTATTTACAGAACCTTATCTAGAAAATGCTCAAGTTGTCATGACTGTTGCAGATTCTAAAATCGCTACATTAAATGATCTTGCAGATAAACAAATTGGGATTCAGGCTTTATCATCAGCTCTAGATGCTTTAAACGCCAATCCAATTAGCGAAAAAGTATCGTTAAACGAATACAAAGATAATGTTTTAGCTCTGACAGACCTGAAAGCAGGTCGTATTGAAGCAGTTGTAATTGATAAAGTTGTTGGTGAATACTTTATGACGCAACAACCTGATACGTTTAAAATCCTAGAAGAATCTCTAGCACCTGAAAAATATGCTGTTGGTGTTAAAAAAGGCAATGAAGAACTTCTTAATGAAGTACAAGCTGCTTTAGATGCAATGAATGAAGATGGTACTTCAACAGAGATTTCAACAAAATGGTTTGGAGAAGACATCGTTCTAAAATAA
- a CDS encoding YpjP family protein: MKKWLQKTLVITVALLTFGLITPNHEIWDNLDNGQSNNGSEGTNVASNTTEPTSTLVEDSFSNLETIDTPDIEPILVAAKEQSYIKFGSRIAPVISNEFENRIYPKLEEVIELTLSGLDGDSFKYLAISNQPSGEYNEKIFNISDGTSGKDLIRFHVRTEKRPQDGYYYNFHYHTSEDNFIAHHSLGEIYWSKNTPPKWLS, translated from the coding sequence ATGAAAAAATGGTTACAGAAAACACTTGTAATAACAGTAGCATTATTAACATTTGGATTAATTACACCGAATCATGAAATTTGGGATAATCTAGATAACGGCCAATCTAATAATGGTTCAGAGGGTACTAATGTAGCCAGCAATACAACCGAACCAACATCAACTCTCGTCGAAGATAGTTTTTCCAATCTAGAAACGATTGATACGCCAGATATAGAACCTATATTAGTCGCAGCAAAAGAACAATCATACATAAAATTTGGTTCAAGAATTGCTCCTGTGATCAGTAATGAATTCGAAAACAGAATCTACCCAAAACTAGAAGAAGTAATTGAGTTGACATTATCAGGTCTAGATGGAGATTCGTTTAAATACTTAGCAATTTCAAATCAGCCAAGTGGTGAATACAATGAAAAAATATTTAATATTTCAGATGGGACAAGCGGAAAAGATCTAATCCGGTTCCACGTCCGCACTGAAAAGCGTCCACAAGACGGCTATTACTATAACTTTCATTATCACACTTCAGAAGACAATTTTATCGCACACCATTCTTTAGGTGAAATTTATTGGAGTAAAAACACACCTCCGAAATGGTTATCCTAA
- a CDS encoding amino acid ABC transporter ATP-binding protein encodes MTLIQVSKLKKSFGINEVLKQISFSMNKNEVVAIIGPSGSGKSTLLRSLINLEQINGGSIQIENEYLVKDGTYVKPADIKKVTGKMGMVFQHFNLFPHLTVKQNLEMAPKLLNLQSHEEIENHVKDLLEKVGLTDKSDAYPSNLSGGQKQRVAIARALMLNPDILLFDEPTSALDPELTGEVLKVMKDLAEESMTMIVVTHEMGFAREVADRVVFMDGGEIIETNNPEQFFSNPQAERTKLFLQKNFK; translated from the coding sequence ATGACACTAATCCAAGTTTCAAAATTAAAAAAATCCTTCGGAATAAACGAAGTATTAAAGCAGATTTCGTTTTCAATGAATAAAAATGAAGTGGTTGCAATTATTGGGCCATCAGGTTCCGGGAAAAGTACATTATTACGAAGCTTGATCAATTTAGAACAAATAAATGGCGGAAGTATTCAAATCGAAAATGAATATCTAGTAAAAGATGGGACTTACGTAAAACCGGCGGACATAAAAAAAGTAACCGGTAAAATGGGAATGGTGTTTCAGCATTTCAACCTATTCCCACACCTTACAGTAAAACAAAATCTCGAAATGGCTCCAAAATTACTTAACCTTCAATCACATGAAGAAATTGAAAATCATGTAAAAGATTTATTAGAAAAAGTAGGCTTAACAGATAAATCCGATGCCTACCCTTCTAATTTATCTGGCGGTCAAAAACAACGTGTAGCTATTGCTCGTGCTCTTATGTTGAATCCAGATATTCTGTTATTTGATGAACCTACTTCTGCACTTGACCCCGAATTAACAGGTGAAGTATTAAAAGTAATGAAGGATTTAGCTGAAGAAAGCATGACCATGATAGTTGTAACCCACGAAATGGGCTTCGCCAGAGAGGTTGCAGATCGCGTTGTCTTTATGGATGGCGGAGAAATCATTGAAACAAACAATCCAGAGCAATTCTTCTCGAATCCTCAAGCAGAACGAACAAAATTATTTTTACAGAAGAATTTTAAATAA
- a CDS encoding class I SAM-dependent methyltransferase codes for MCKVTLVTTAGRPDDLSMSLAKKACEALNCEFEPRNKRSINKINQLFDANVIVAGKNRYEYYPKGANAPFFFHPNSAAFRLKRVARGESDPFLDACNLEEGESFLDCTLGMGADSMLAAFIVGEEGKVVGLEDDANVAFIVRNGMRTYDTTELPLTSCMRQIQVVQSEAVEFLKQQADNTFDVVYMDPMFEETIEESNNFEALRQAGSHLHLSKEWIDEALRVARKRVVLKAHFRSTLFEEFGFQREIRLTSKFHYGVLVKNS; via the coding sequence ATGTGCAAAGTAACGCTAGTAACAACTGCTGGAAGACCAGATGACCTATCGATGTCACTAGCAAAAAAGGCTTGTGAAGCTTTAAATTGCGAATTCGAACCGCGAAATAAGAGGTCCATTAACAAAATCAATCAGCTATTTGATGCAAATGTCATAGTTGCAGGTAAAAACCGCTATGAATACTATCCGAAAGGTGCGAATGCACCTTTCTTTTTTCATCCCAATTCTGCTGCTTTTCGGTTAAAGCGGGTGGCAAGAGGAGAATCCGATCCGTTTTTGGATGCGTGTAACTTAGAAGAGGGAGAATCCTTCCTGGATTGTACTTTAGGAATGGGTGCTGATTCGATGCTTGCTGCTTTTATAGTAGGGGAGGAAGGTAAAGTAGTCGGGTTAGAGGACGATGCAAATGTTGCATTTATCGTTCGAAATGGAATGAGAACCTACGATACTACTGAATTGCCTTTAACCAGTTGTATGCGTCAAATCCAAGTAGTACAAAGTGAAGCCGTTGAGTTTTTAAAACAACAGGCGGACAATACCTTTGATGTTGTTTACATGGATCCAATGTTTGAGGAAACTATAGAAGAATCCAATAATTTCGAAGCACTCCGGCAAGCTGGCAGTCACCTGCATTTGTCGAAAGAATGGATCGACGAAGCCTTGCGAGTTGCAAGAAAACGAGTGGTATTAAAAGCCCATTTTCGTTCAACGTTATTTGAGGAATTTGGATTTCAAAGAGAAATTCGGTTAACATCGAAGTTTCATTACGGGGTTTTAGTAAAAAATAGTTAG